A single window of Brevundimonas naejangsanensis DNA harbors:
- a CDS encoding RsmB/NOP family class I SAM-dependent RNA methyltransferase, protein MSGDAPKGRSSAARGRRIAEKARGPRREPAPRPVADDPHADVGVEARLVAGVLLNAALEKRTGLDEALSQSPARDLPPQDRAFARAVAMAALRRLGEIDQILERRLQKAPPLAVMTILRIALAQTLVLETPAFAAVSTAVKLAERDPKTRPYKNLVNAVLRGVGRDGPGLTTAESNLPDWLAQRWKATYGQASLIGLALATREEPATDLTAKPGVDPAELAASVEGEVLPGGTVRTGKRGDVASWPGFEAGDWWVQDAAAAVPARLLAVKPGETALDLCAAPGGKTLQLAAAGAEVVALDRSEARLKRLRQNFERMNLTAEVVAVPAEDWEDERTFDAVLLDAPCTATGTYRRNPEVLRATRPADVAKLADVQHRLLDAAAAKVKPGGRLVYCVCSLEREEGETQVIAFLRRNPAFRTVAAVPAEVGAPDEALTPEGWLRILPSQWAEKGGLDGFFAAKLERIAG, encoded by the coding sequence GTGAGCGGGGACGCGCCCAAGGGCCGGAGCTCCGCCGCGCGCGGCCGCCGCATCGCCGAAAAGGCGCGCGGCCCGCGTCGTGAACCGGCGCCGCGCCCGGTCGCGGACGACCCGCACGCCGACGTCGGCGTCGAGGCGCGTCTGGTCGCCGGCGTCCTGTTGAACGCCGCGCTGGAGAAGCGCACGGGGCTGGACGAGGCCCTGTCGCAGTCGCCCGCGCGCGATCTGCCGCCGCAGGACCGCGCCTTCGCCCGCGCCGTAGCGATGGCGGCCCTGCGCCGTCTGGGCGAGATCGACCAGATCCTTGAGCGCCGTCTCCAAAAGGCCCCGCCGCTGGCGGTCATGACGATCCTGCGCATCGCCCTGGCCCAGACCCTGGTGCTGGAGACGCCCGCCTTCGCGGCCGTGTCGACGGCGGTGAAGCTGGCCGAGCGCGATCCCAAGACGCGGCCCTACAAGAATCTGGTCAACGCCGTGCTGCGCGGCGTCGGCCGCGACGGTCCGGGCCTGACGACCGCTGAGTCCAACCTGCCCGACTGGCTGGCCCAGCGCTGGAAGGCGACCTATGGCCAAGCGTCCCTGATCGGCCTGGCCCTGGCTACGCGGGAAGAGCCGGCGACCGACCTGACGGCCAAGCCGGGCGTCGACCCGGCCGAACTGGCGGCCTCTGTCGAGGGCGAGGTGTTGCCCGGCGGCACGGTCCGCACCGGCAAGCGCGGCGATGTCGCCTCCTGGCCCGGTTTCGAGGCGGGCGACTGGTGGGTGCAGGATGCCGCCGCCGCCGTGCCCGCGCGCCTGCTGGCCGTCAAGCCGGGCGAGACGGCGCTGGACCTGTGCGCCGCGCCGGGCGGCAAGACGCTGCAACTGGCCGCCGCCGGGGCTGAAGTCGTGGCGCTGGACCGTTCCGAGGCGCGTCTGAAACGTCTGCGCCAGAATTTCGAGCGCATGAACCTCACGGCCGAGGTCGTCGCCGTCCCGGCCGAGGACTGGGAGGACGAGCGGACGTTCGACGCCGTCCTGCTGGACGCGCCGTGCACGGCGACCGGCACCTATCGCCGCAACCCTGAGGTCCTGCGCGCCACCCGCCCCGCCGACGTGGCCAAGCTGGCCGATGTGCAGCATCGCCTGCTCGACGCCGCCGCCGCGAAGGTCAAGCCGGGCGGCCGTCTGGTCTATTGCGTCTGCTCGCTGGAGCGCGAAGAGGGCGAGACCCAGGTGATCGCCTTCCTGCGCCGCAACCCGGCCTTCCGCACCGTCGCCGCCGTTCCCGCCGAGGTCGGCGCCCCGGACGAGGCCCTGACGCCCGAAGGCTGGCTGCGCATCCTGCCGTCGCAATGGGCGGAAAAGGGGGGGCTGGACGGCTTCTTCGCGGCCAAGCTGGAGCGGATCGCAGGCTGA
- a CDS encoding metallopeptidase family protein — protein MSQTWTDQTAPSLDDFARLAEEAFAALPDLFRQAAGDVVIRIDDFADEETLRDLEIEDPFELTGLYSGVHIGERDSMGPAPEPSRVFLYRRPILDEWCERGDVGLAEIIAHVLIHEIGHHLGLDDDQIHAIEDDDD, from the coding sequence ATGAGCCAGACCTGGACCGATCAGACCGCCCCCTCCCTGGACGACTTCGCCCGCCTGGCGGAAGAGGCCTTCGCCGCCCTGCCCGACCTGTTCCGCCAGGCGGCCGGGGACGTCGTCATCCGCATCGACGACTTCGCCGACGAAGAAACCCTGCGCGACCTGGAGATCGAGGACCCGTTCGAACTGACCGGCCTTTATTCCGGCGTCCACATCGGTGAGCGGGACAGCATGGGCCCGGCGCCCGAGCCGTCGCGCGTCTTCCTGTATCGCCGGCCGATCCTCGATGAATGGTGCGAACGCGGCGACGTCGGCCTGGCCGAGATCATCGCCCATGTCCTGATCCACGAGATCGGCCACCACCTGGGCCTGGACGATGATCAGATCCACGCCATCGAAGATGATGATGACTGA
- a CDS encoding 2Fe-2S iron-sulfur cluster-binding protein, translated as MPKITYIEHDGTEHTVEVKKGLSVMEGAIRNNVPGIDADCGGACACATCHVYVDPDFAAETGRPSAMEESMLDFAENVEPNSRLSCQIRVTDDLDGLIVRLPQSQH; from the coding sequence ATGCCCAAGATCACCTACATTGAACACGACGGGACCGAGCATACGGTCGAGGTCAAGAAGGGCCTGTCCGTCATGGAAGGCGCGATCCGCAACAATGTGCCGGGCATCGACGCCGATTGCGGCGGGGCCTGCGCCTGCGCCACCTGCCACGTCTACGTCGACCCCGACTTCGCCGCCGAGACGGGCCGTCCCTCGGCGATGGAGGAGTCCATGCTGGACTTCGCCGAGAACGTCGAGCCGAACAGCCGCCTGTCCTGCCAGATCCGCGTCACCGACGATCTGGACGGCCTGATCGTCCGCCTGCCGCAAAGCCAGCACTGA
- a CDS encoding HAD family hydrolase gives MADTPRPLLKTAIIYDFDGTLARGNMQEVSFIPSIGMTPAQFWNETVRPRTIAADGDGILMYMQMMLQTAREQGTPVTRQALRDHGRDVALFEGLRDRSWFDRMNAFGAQYGLEIEHYIISAGLTEMIEGCPIAEAFTHVFASKYAYDADDVAVWPAVGVNYTTKTQYLFRINKGVHNHWDDERINRFIPDEERPIPFDRMIFLGDGDTDVPTMKMMHTKGGFSIAVYDPDSTPRDHDKIHRLISEDRVNFVAAGDYREGSPVDLIVKGLIGRMAVNYGRMPAD, from the coding sequence ATGGCCGACACGCCCCGCCCCCTGCTCAAGACCGCCATCATCTATGATTTCGACGGGACGCTGGCCCGGGGGAACATGCAGGAGGTCAGCTTCATCCCTTCGATCGGAATGACGCCGGCCCAGTTCTGGAACGAGACCGTCCGTCCCCGGACCATCGCCGCCGATGGCGACGGCATTCTGATGTATATGCAGATGATGCTGCAGACGGCGCGCGAACAGGGCACGCCGGTGACGCGCCAGGCCCTGCGAGACCATGGCCGGGACGTGGCGCTGTTTGAAGGGCTGCGCGACCGCAGCTGGTTCGACCGCATGAACGCCTTCGGGGCCCAGTACGGGCTGGAGATCGAGCACTACATCATCTCGGCGGGCCTGACCGAGATGATCGAGGGCTGTCCCATCGCCGAGGCCTTCACCCACGTGTTCGCTTCGAAATACGCCTATGACGCGGACGACGTGGCGGTGTGGCCCGCCGTGGGCGTCAACTACACGACCAAGACCCAGTATCTGTTCCGCATCAACAAGGGCGTGCACAACCACTGGGACGACGAGCGCATCAACCGCTTCATCCCCGACGAGGAGCGCCCCATTCCGTTCGACCGGATGATCTTCCTGGGCGACGGCGACACCGACGTGCCGACCATGAAGATGATGCACACCAAGGGCGGCTTCTCCATCGCCGTCTATGACCCCGACAGCACGCCGCGCGACCACGACAAGATCCATCGCCTGATCTCGGAGGACCGTGTCAACTTCGTCGCGGCGGGCGACTATCGCGAAGGCTCGCCGGTCGACCTGATCGTCAAGGGCCTGATCGGCCGCATGGCGGTCAACTACGGCCGCATGCCGGCGGATTGA
- a CDS encoding DUF1223 domain-containing protein, which translates to MMARGLFRYGMTAVVAGAGLLAVAAAPSRERDAPVQPVVVELFTAQGCAGCPDANRTVESVAAEPGVIVLTYGVDYWDYLGWPDTFARPEFAERQRAYRQALKLRNVSTPQVVIDGRRHVSGARSPELKAAVEAEARGRGWPPEIEFRETGDRVGVGSGRAPQGGAEVVAVVYRPGQQTVEVKGGDNRGRAVTHVNVVREVRRLGDWNGRPVLFPLPVEAGADEGVVILLQAKDDRRILSSAARPEPGRD; encoded by the coding sequence ATGATGGCACGGGGCCTGTTCAGGTACGGGATGACGGCGGTGGTCGCGGGCGCAGGCCTGCTGGCCGTCGCCGCCGCGCCGTCGCGCGAGCGTGACGCCCCGGTCCAGCCGGTAGTGGTCGAACTGTTCACCGCCCAGGGCTGCGCCGGCTGCCCCGACGCCAACCGCACCGTCGAAAGCGTGGCGGCCGAGCCGGGCGTGATTGTCCTGACCTATGGCGTCGACTACTGGGACTATCTGGGCTGGCCCGACACCTTCGCCCGGCCAGAGTTCGCCGAACGCCAGCGCGCCTATCGTCAGGCGCTGAAGCTGAGAAACGTCTCGACGCCCCAGGTGGTGATCGACGGGCGCCGTCATGTCTCGGGCGCCCGCTCGCCGGAGCTGAAGGCCGCCGTCGAGGCCGAGGCGCGCGGTCGCGGCTGGCCGCCCGAGATCGAGTTCCGCGAGACCGGCGACCGCGTCGGCGTCGGCTCCGGCCGGGCGCCGCAGGGCGGGGCCGAGGTCGTCGCCGTGGTCTATCGGCCGGGGCAGCAGACGGTCGAGGTCAAGGGCGGCGATAACCGGGGCCGCGCGGTGACCCACGTCAATGTCGTGCGCGAGGTGCGCCGTCTGGGCGACTGGAACGGACGCCCGGTGCTGTTTCCGCTGCCTGTCGAGGCGGGGGCGGACGAGGGTGTGGTGATCCTGCTTCAGGCCAAGGACGACCGTCGCATCCTGTCCTCGGCGGCGCGGCCGGAACCCGGGCGCGATTGA
- a CDS encoding kinase, with the protein MIDARLLDAVGSLVAAHARPDHIPLIGIAGAQGSGKTTLARAAAEGFGAAHLSLDDVYLTKTERQTLAREVHPLFAVRGPPGTHDLALLDATAAALRAARPDSRTPLPAFDKLTDDRAPEASWPVFAGRPSAVLIDGWCLGATPQAETELDPPINALEIERDGDGTWRRAVNAALAGPYAETFARFDAILFLKAPSFDAVLDWRCEQEAGLMGLPPAELPPARRADLAVFIQHFERITRHMLAGGVRADVTVALDRQRRRFSP; encoded by the coding sequence ATGATCGACGCCCGGCTGCTGGACGCGGTCGGGTCTCTGGTCGCGGCCCACGCGCGGCCGGACCACATCCCCCTGATCGGCATCGCGGGGGCGCAGGGCTCCGGCAAGACGACCTTGGCGCGCGCGGCGGCGGAAGGCTTCGGCGCCGCCCATCTGTCGCTGGACGACGTCTATCTGACGAAAACGGAACGCCAGACCCTCGCTCGGGAGGTCCATCCCCTGTTCGCCGTGCGCGGCCCGCCAGGAACGCATGATCTGGCCTTGCTGGACGCCACGGCCGCCGCCCTGCGCGCCGCGAGGCCTGACAGCCGCACGCCCCTGCCCGCCTTCGACAAGCTGACGGACGACCGGGCGCCGGAAGCATCGTGGCCTGTGTTTGCGGGCCGGCCGTCGGCGGTGCTGATCGACGGCTGGTGTCTGGGCGCGACGCCGCAGGCTGAGACCGAGCTGGACCCGCCGATCAATGCTCTGGAAATCGAACGCGATGGCGACGGGACGTGGCGGCGCGCCGTCAACGCCGCCTTGGCCGGCCCCTACGCCGAAACCTTCGCCCGCTTCGACGCCATCCTGTTCCTGAAGGCGCCGTCGTTCGACGCCGTGCTCGACTGGCGCTGCGAACAGGAGGCGGGCCTGATGGGCCTGCCCCCCGCTGAGCTGCCGCCTGCGCGGCGCGCCGACCTGGCCGTCTTCATCCAGCATTTCGAGCGCATCACCCGCCACATGCTGGCGGGCGGGGTGCGGGCGGATGTGACGGTTGCGCTGGATAGGCAGCGTCGTCGCTTCTCCCCTTGA
- a CDS encoding class I SAM-dependent methyltransferase, with protein sequence MADVLSNRYAGLAARVYELDKPVGRSFGDVEFYAAQLKGCEGPVLEPAVGAGRVLVPLLEAGLDVVGFDASEAMLELCRAACARRGLKADLSVARFDDFAYATRFGAAILPAGSFQLIATAQEGLAVLKRLHDHLAPGGRLILDLDPVSAVLAPPGSTRRWTDRNGDVLTLTEERVDSDLLNQTVVSHLRYDQWSDGRLTASELELFGLRWWGVEEMRLALAATGFVGIIISGGYEHGRPPRRDDDVITFEARRA encoded by the coding sequence ATGGCGGACGTCCTGAGCAATCGCTACGCCGGTCTGGCCGCCCGGGTCTATGAACTGGACAAGCCGGTCGGCCGATCTTTCGGCGATGTGGAGTTCTACGCCGCGCAGCTGAAAGGATGCGAGGGACCCGTGCTGGAGCCCGCCGTCGGGGCGGGCCGCGTGCTGGTTCCCCTGCTGGAAGCCGGGTTGGACGTCGTCGGCTTTGACGCTTCCGAAGCCATGCTGGAGCTGTGCCGGGCGGCGTGCGCCAGACGCGGCCTGAAGGCGGACCTGTCCGTCGCCCGTTTTGACGACTTCGCCTATGCGACGCGGTTCGGCGCCGCCATCCTGCCTGCCGGATCGTTCCAGCTGATCGCCACGGCGCAGGAAGGTCTGGCGGTGCTGAAGCGTCTTCACGATCATCTGGCGCCGGGCGGGCGTCTGATCCTCGACCTTGATCCGGTCAGCGCCGTCCTGGCGCCGCCGGGGTCGACCCGGCGGTGGACCGACAGGAACGGCGACGTTTTGACCCTGACCGAAGAGCGCGTCGATTCCGATCTGCTGAACCAGACGGTCGTCTCGCATCTGCGCTATGATCAATGGTCGGATGGTCGTCTGACTGCGTCGGAGCTGGAGCTGTTCGGCCTGCGCTGGTGGGGCGTCGAGGAAATGCGGCTGGCTTTGGCTGCGACGGGGTTCGTCGGCATTATCATCTCGGGCGGTTACGAGCATGGACGGCCGCCCCGTCGCGATGACGACGTCATCACCTTCGAAGCCCGCCGCGCCTAG
- a CDS encoding PAS domain-containing sensor histidine kinase, whose amino-acid sequence MAEADIAYAATAGAAGLALAISAWTWRLRARLGAREVEIERWLGGAQASAAASEGALTAFDDVRLALSPKGEAQAVFGSAEALSALAPGLEGLAAAQGVVEVLTGLHTGRMEALVQAGEAFETLMETPQGAWAVEGRPHGGSAWLRLSRLTGVGGEGGLDGAVGAGVLAEQSPAPTWVVDGAGRLVWANSAWLAETGAETLAEARERGLSFDRGADGVVAEALRLNARQDGFRWTTAGGRRRAWKILAEPLAGGRGAVIAFAIEMTEAEETRDTLRRHVEAHDETLNHLADAVAIFGPSKRLAFHNTAFQSLFGVDPAWLDERPTHAELLDRLRQKRLLPEVVDYARWKADELDFYGAAQASPDDSWSLPDGRTLRVVRQPHPLGGILLIFSDITGELQLRSRYNAQIQVQRATLDKLNDAVAVFGSDGRLRLHNEAFEIFWGVSGERLNEAGDFDAVAALCRPVLPDAALWLGLKARVADPDPESRVPIAGEGRTEDGRSAAWQTRPLPDGATLVAFSDVTARRGLEQALAAKEAALAESQALKREFVGSVSYELRTPLTTIVGYSELLEAMGDLPERSRQHAGAIRVAASHLARSIDDVLDMAQIDAGEMELTLGDVRVCDLLDEAAERIRPKVEGRGATLNLACPAGLRPIRADARRIAQAVDHLLEHACRAVSEGGAVSLSAEAGPNEVRIRVEDTGRGIPYHLQAHVFDRFVRRERGGPGVALALVKALVELHGGWAEVQSEPGKGAAFILHLPIEAEAPTAAPELLLEQ is encoded by the coding sequence ATGGCCGAGGCCGACATCGCTTATGCAGCCACCGCAGGGGCGGCCGGTCTGGCGCTGGCGATCAGCGCCTGGACCTGGCGGTTGCGCGCGCGGCTGGGCGCGCGCGAGGTCGAGATCGAGCGCTGGCTGGGCGGCGCCCAGGCCTCGGCGGCGGCCAGCGAAGGGGCCCTGACGGCGTTCGACGACGTGCGGCTGGCCCTGAGCCCGAAGGGCGAGGCGCAGGCGGTGTTCGGTTCGGCCGAGGCCCTGTCGGCGCTGGCGCCCGGCCTTGAGGGGCTGGCGGCGGCGCAAGGCGTGGTCGAGGTCCTGACCGGTCTGCACACCGGGCGCATGGAGGCGCTGGTTCAGGCCGGGGAGGCGTTCGAGACCCTGATGGAGACGCCGCAGGGCGCCTGGGCGGTCGAGGGGCGGCCACATGGGGGGTCGGCCTGGCTGCGGCTGTCGCGCCTGACCGGGGTCGGCGGCGAGGGCGGACTGGACGGCGCCGTGGGGGCGGGGGTTCTGGCCGAACAGTCTCCGGCGCCGACCTGGGTCGTGGACGGGGCCGGGCGGCTGGTCTGGGCCAACAGCGCCTGGCTGGCCGAGACGGGGGCTGAGACCCTGGCCGAGGCGCGCGAGCGGGGGCTCAGTTTCGACCGCGGCGCCGACGGGGTGGTGGCCGAGGCCCTGCGCCTGAACGCGCGTCAGGACGGCTTTCGCTGGACCACGGCGGGCGGACGGCGCCGGGCGTGGAAGATCCTGGCCGAGCCGCTGGCGGGCGGGCGCGGCGCCGTGATCGCTTTCGCCATCGAGATGACCGAGGCCGAGGAGACGCGGGACACCCTGCGCCGCCACGTCGAGGCCCATGACGAGACGCTGAACCACCTGGCCGACGCCGTGGCCATCTTCGGCCCGTCCAAGCGGCTGGCCTTTCACAACACCGCCTTCCAGTCGCTGTTCGGGGTCGATCCGGCCTGGCTGGACGAGCGGCCGACCCACGCCGAGCTGCTGGACCGGCTGCGCCAGAAGCGGCTGCTGCCCGAGGTCGTCGACTACGCCCGCTGGAAGGCGGATGAGCTGGATTTCTACGGCGCCGCCCAGGCCTCGCCGGACGACAGCTGGTCCCTGCCCGACGGGCGGACGCTGCGGGTGGTGCGCCAGCCGCACCCGCTGGGCGGCATCCTGCTGATCTTTTCGGACATCACCGGCGAGCTGCAGCTGCGCAGCCGCTACAACGCCCAGATCCAGGTCCAGCGCGCGACGCTGGACAAGCTGAACGACGCCGTGGCCGTGTTCGGTTCGGACGGGCGGCTGCGGCTGCACAACGAGGCGTTCGAGATCTTCTGGGGGGTGTCGGGCGAACGGCTGAACGAGGCAGGCGACTTCGACGCCGTGGCCGCTCTGTGCCGCCCGGTCCTGCCCGACGCGGCCCTGTGGCTGGGGCTGAAGGCGCGGGTCGCCGACCCGGATCCCGAAAGCCGGGTGCCGATCGCGGGCGAGGGGCGCACCGAGGACGGCCGCAGCGCCGCCTGGCAGACCCGTCCCCTGCCGGACGGCGCGACCCTGGTCGCCTTCTCGGACGTGACGGCCCGGCGCGGGCTGGAGCAGGCGCTGGCGGCCAAGGAAGCCGCTCTGGCCGAGAGCCAGGCGCTGAAACGCGAGTTCGTGGGCAGCGTTTCCTATGAGCTGCGCACCCCGCTGACGACCATCGTCGGCTATTCCGAACTGCTGGAGGCGATGGGCGACCTGCCCGAGCGCAGCCGCCAGCACGCCGGGGCCATCCGCGTGGCGGCCAGCCATCTGGCCCGCTCCATCGACGACGTGCTGGACATGGCCCAGATCGACGCGGGCGAGATGGAGCTGACGCTGGGCGACGTGCGGGTCTGCGACCTGCTGGACGAGGCGGCCGAGCGGATCCGGCCCAAGGTCGAGGGGCGCGGGGCGACGCTGAATCTGGCCTGCCCGGCGGGGCTTCGGCCGATCCGCGCCGACGCCCGCCGCATCGCCCAGGCGGTCGATCACCTGCTGGAGCACGCCTGCCGGGCGGTGTCCGAAGGCGGCGCCGTCAGCCTGAGCGCGGAGGCCGGGCCGAACGAGGTGCGCATCCGCGTCGAGGACACCGGCCGGGGCATCCCCTATCACCTGCAGGCGCACGTCTTCGACCGCTTCGTGCGGCGCGAGCGCGGCGGGCCGGGCGTGGCCCTGGCTCTGGTCAAGGCCCTGGTCGAACTGCACGGCGGCTGGGCCGAGGTCCAGTCCGAACCGGGCAAGGGCGCGGCCTTCATCCTGCACCTGCCGATCGAGGCCGAGGCGCCGACGGCGGCGCCGGAGCTGCTGCTTGAGCAGTGA
- a CDS encoding potassium transporter Kup translates to MVGDTPRGDAAPNANASSPAHAPPPAAGGSPGPGGKAGRRALILGAIGVVFGDIGTSPIYALREAIGHAQKGVDGDLAVIGVVSLAFWALMVVVTFKYVMFLMRADNKGEGGTLSLMALAQHAIGRRSAWLFILGVCGAALFYSDGVITPAISVLSAIEGLQEAPGLNGRLDPFILPLAAGILIALFLVQSRGTAGLAKFFGPITLVWFLSLGLMGVAHIFDDLSILKALSPYYGIKLLVADGFLGFVILGSVFLAVTGAEALYADMGHFGKSPIRQGWLFIVLPCLTLNYLGQGAFLLSHPGAANNPFWNMVPQLVYWPMLLLATAATVIASQAVITGAFSVTQQAVQLGLLPRLDIRNTSETQAGQIYVPAINSLLMVGVLFVLVTFQSSHNLTAAYGVAVTGTMMVNTLMSFTVVRHKWKWPMWAILLTLVPFGFIDAVFLTSNLLKIPAGAWMPLVLGGGLVMLMWTWVRGTQILTDKTRKDSLPLTDLIEMLRARPPHRAPGTAIFLTSDAEVAPVALMHNLKHNKVLHEKNIILTVHTSDRPRVSDLQRVAVEPISDDFKRLTLTFGYMETPNVPRALALCRKQGLKFDIMSTSFFLGRRSVVPTARQGMPLWQDKLFIFLMRNAANPTDFFRIPPGRVVELGTQVSV, encoded by the coding sequence ATGGTCGGGGACACGCCCCGCGGCGACGCCGCGCCTAACGCCAACGCCTCATCCCCCGCCCACGCCCCGCCTCCCGCCGCCGGGGGCTCGCCGGGCCCTGGGGGCAAGGCCGGCCGCCGCGCCCTGATCCTGGGCGCCATCGGCGTGGTGTTCGGCGACATCGGCACCAGCCCGATCTACGCCCTGCGCGAAGCCATCGGCCACGCCCAGAAGGGCGTCGACGGCGATCTGGCCGTCATCGGCGTCGTCTCCCTGGCCTTTTGGGCCCTGATGGTGGTGGTGACGTTCAAATACGTCATGTTCCTGATGCGGGCCGACAACAAGGGCGAAGGCGGCACCCTGTCCTTGATGGCCCTGGCCCAGCACGCGATCGGCCGACGCAGCGCCTGGCTGTTCATCCTGGGCGTCTGCGGCGCGGCTCTGTTCTACAGCGACGGCGTCATCACCCCGGCCATTTCCGTGCTGTCGGCCATCGAGGGGCTGCAGGAGGCTCCGGGCCTGAATGGGCGCCTCGATCCCTTCATCCTGCCGTTGGCGGCGGGCATTCTCATCGCCCTGTTCCTGGTCCAGTCGCGCGGCACGGCGGGGCTGGCGAAGTTCTTCGGCCCCATCACCCTGGTGTGGTTTCTGTCGCTGGGCCTGATGGGCGTGGCGCACATCTTCGATGACCTGTCGATCCTGAAGGCCCTGTCGCCCTATTACGGGATCAAGCTGCTGGTCGCCGACGGCTTCCTGGGCTTCGTCATCCTGGGCAGCGTCTTTCTGGCCGTCACCGGCGCCGAGGCGCTGTATGCGGACATGGGGCATTTCGGCAAGTCGCCGATCCGCCAGGGGTGGCTGTTCATCGTCCTGCCGTGTCTGACGCTGAACTATCTGGGGCAGGGCGCCTTCCTGCTGTCCCATCCCGGCGCGGCGAACAACCCGTTCTGGAACATGGTGCCGCAGCTGGTCTACTGGCCCATGCTGTTGCTGGCGACGGCGGCTACGGTGATCGCCAGTCAGGCGGTCATCACCGGGGCCTTCTCGGTGACGCAGCAGGCGGTGCAGCTGGGCCTGCTGCCGCGCCTGGACATCCGCAACACCTCCGAGACCCAGGCCGGCCAGATCTATGTGCCCGCGATCAACAGCCTGCTGATGGTGGGCGTGCTGTTCGTGCTGGTGACCTTCCAGTCCTCGCACAATCTGACCGCAGCCTATGGGGTGGCGGTGACCGGCACCATGATGGTCAACACCCTGATGTCCTTCACCGTCGTGCGGCATAAGTGGAAGTGGCCGATGTGGGCCATCCTGTTGACCCTGGTGCCGTTCGGCTTCATCGACGCGGTCTTCCTGACCTCCAACCTGCTGAAGATCCCGGCCGGGGCGTGGATGCCGCTGGTGCTGGGCGGCGGTCTGGTCATGCTGATGTGGACCTGGGTGCGCGGCACGCAGATCCTGACCGACAAGACGCGCAAGGACAGCCTGCCGCTGACCGATCTGATCGAGATGCTGCGCGCCCGCCCGCCGCACCGGGCGCCGGGCACGGCCATCTTCTTGACCTCGGACGCCGAGGTCGCGCCGGTGGCCCTGATGCACAACCTCAAGCACAACAAGGTGCTGCACGAGAAGAACATCATCCTGACGGTGCACACGTCCGACCGACCACGCGTGTCGGACCTGCAAAGGGTGGCGGTCGAGCCGATCAGCGATGATTTCAAGCGCCTGACGCTGACCTTCGGCTATATGGAGACGCCGAACGTGCCGCGCGCCCTGGCCCTGTGCCGCAAACAGGGGCTGAAGTTCGATATCATGTCGACCAGCTTCTTCCTGGGCCGCCGGTCCGTCGTTCCCACCGCCCGTCAGGGCATGCCTCTGTGGCAAGACAAACTGTTTATCTTCCTGATGCGTAACGCCGCCAATCCGACCGACTTCTTCCGTATTCCGCCCGGCCGCGTGGTCGAGCTCGGCACCCAGGTGTCGGTGTGA
- a CDS encoding succinate dehydrogenase iron-sulfur subunit — MVQLNLPRGSKPTTGKVHKAPAGAKNVKTYKVYRYDPETDADPRWDVYEVSADDHGPMLLDALIHIKNEIDPTLSFRRSCREGICGSCSMNVDGRNALACTKGWAECSSHNITIAPLPHQPVVKDLVTDLSLFYAQYDSIQPYLQSDLPDPEKERLQSPEDREKLDGLYECILCACCSTSCPSYWWNQEEYLGPAALLQSYRWIADSRDDATQKRLDDLEDPFKLYRCHTIMNCAQVCPKGLNPAKAIAETKKLMVSPSRKKTAA; from the coding sequence ATGGTTCAGCTCAACCTCCCGCGGGGCTCCAAGCCCACAACCGGCAAGGTCCACAAGGCCCCGGCCGGCGCAAAGAACGTCAAGACCTACAAGGTCTATCGCTACGACCCGGAAACGGACGCCGATCCGCGCTGGGACGTCTATGAGGTCTCGGCCGATGATCACGGCCCGATGCTTCTGGACGCCCTGATCCACATCAAGAACGAGATCGACCCCACCCTGTCGTTCCGCCGTTCGTGCCGTGAAGGCATCTGCGGCTCGTGCTCGATGAATGTCGACGGCCGCAACGCCCTGGCCTGCACCAAGGGCTGGGCCGAGTGCTCGTCGCACAACATCACCATCGCCCCCCTGCCCCACCAGCCGGTGGTGAAGGACCTGGTGACGGACCTGTCGCTGTTCTACGCCCAGTACGACTCCATCCAGCCCTACCTGCAGTCCGACCTTCCGGACCCGGAGAAGGAGCGCCTGCAATCGCCGGAAGACCGCGAAAAGCTGGACGGCCTTTACGAGTGCATCCTGTGCGCCTGCTGCTCGACCTCGTGCCCGAGCTACTGGTGGAACCAGGAAGAGTATCTCGGCCCGGCGGCCCTGCTGCAGTCCTATCGCTGGATCGCCGACAGCCGCGATGACGCCACCCAGAAGCGCCTCGACGACCTCGAGGACCCCTTCAAGCTGTATCGCTGCCACACGATCATGAACTGCGCCCAGGTCTGCCCCAAGGGGCTGAACCCGGCCAAGGCGATCGCCGAGACCAAGAAGCTGATGGTCTCGCCGTCGCGCAAGAAGACCGCCGCCTGA